One region of Haloterrigena salifodinae genomic DNA includes:
- a CDS encoding nucleoside deaminase, producing the protein MSEPTVDEFDHEAHMRRAFELAREAVDRGDRPFGTVLVRDDTVIMADSNRVVTEDDIRRHPELHLAYRACRELDPDERAETVMYTSTEPCPMCAGGMISAGFGRVVYSVGSDELPAFTDSEPTVRSAEILDGVSDVTGPVLNEEGRQLHHEYDW; encoded by the coding sequence ATGTCTGAACCGACCGTCGATGAGTTCGACCACGAGGCGCACATGCGCCGGGCCTTCGAACTCGCTCGCGAGGCCGTCGATCGCGGTGACCGACCGTTCGGGACGGTGCTCGTCCGGGACGATACGGTCATCATGGCCGATTCGAATCGCGTGGTCACGGAAGACGACATTCGCCGCCATCCGGAGCTCCACCTCGCGTATCGGGCGTGTCGAGAACTCGACCCGGACGAACGCGCCGAGACGGTCATGTACACGAGCACGGAGCCGTGTCCGATGTGCGCCGGCGGGATGATCAGCGCCGGGTTCGGACGGGTCGTCTACAGCGTTGGCAGCGACGAACTCCCGGCCTTCACCGACAGCGAACCGACGGTCCGGTCGGCGGAGATTCTCGACGGCGTCAGCGATGTTACCGGCCCCGTGCTGAACGAGGAGGGGCGCCAGCTCCACCACGAGTACGACTGGTAA
- a CDS encoding universal stress protein gives MTIVASVDDEERSNAVVREAATLADRFDEPLHVLSVYEESEHDHLLNEKIDIDQKPTDEDRKEIARTVAERASEGISREHEVIGRTGNPAEEILEYATEVDSRYLVLGGRKRSPVGKALFGSVTQSVLLDADRPVVAVMDSN, from the coding sequence ATGACGATTGTTGCTTCAGTTGACGATGAGGAGAGATCGAACGCAGTAGTGAGGGAAGCAGCGACGCTAGCCGATCGCTTTGACGAACCGCTTCACGTCCTCTCCGTGTACGAAGAGTCGGAGCACGATCATCTCCTCAACGAGAAAATCGACATCGATCAAAAGCCGACGGATGAGGACAGAAAAGAAATCGCTCGAACGGTCGCTGAACGGGCTTCCGAGGGAATTTCGCGGGAGCACGAAGTAATCGGACGAACGGGAAATCCCGCCGAAGAAATCCTGGAGTATGCAACCGAAGTAGATTCCCGATATCTCGTTCTGGGCGGACGGAAACGATCGCCAGTTGGCAAGGCGCTATTCGGAAGCGTCACCCAATCGGTCCTTCTGGACGCGGACCGACCGGTGGTCGCGGTAATGGACAGCAATTGA
- a CDS encoding carboxylate--amine ligase: MSAERDAVVVTASRYPHGYASIRSLADCGLHTIAAVADESLSVTTSRYCDESVLVPAPSDLPAYKDSLLGLAARPDVRTIIPHRPHDTYLLSKFADEFDRHVDVVVPDLERLRDVHDRKHLTEAAARADVAIPDTQLLGEVTDWSGDRIIKSRYNLLTDEYLEDMAFEDSGIAKSVEHIPAGETPDIDALVEKMGHEPIVQEYIDGEEYLFGALYDHGEPLGTFQHKQLRGDSYTGSGGVYRESVDIPELEETGRAILDELEWHGLACIEYVEDAETGEFTIVEINPRMWQSLACATCAGADFPAWYWYTATDRSGLISPSYETGVSTHYLYGELEHLVSIAREESPFVERPSLPGRAAKILRSCYNDPGFDYLHLDDPRPIARQIRSELKSTVISRLG; this comes from the coding sequence ATGTCTGCTGAGCGCGACGCAGTCGTCGTCACCGCCTCACGGTATCCCCACGGATACGCTTCGATCCGTTCGCTGGCTGACTGCGGCCTGCACACGATCGCCGCGGTCGCTGACGAGTCTTTGAGCGTCACAACCTCCCGGTACTGCGACGAATCGGTGCTAGTTCCGGCGCCGAGTGACCTCCCAGCGTACAAGGATTCGCTACTGGGACTGGCCGCTCGGCCAGACGTCAGAACGATTATCCCCCACCGGCCACACGATACGTACCTTCTCTCGAAGTTCGCCGACGAGTTCGACCGCCACGTCGACGTCGTCGTCCCAGACCTCGAGAGGCTGCGGGACGTCCACGACCGGAAGCACCTCACGGAGGCGGCCGCTCGGGCGGACGTGGCAATCCCAGATACGCAACTGCTCGGCGAGGTCACCGACTGGAGCGGTGACCGGATCATCAAATCCCGGTATAACTTACTCACTGACGAGTACCTTGAGGACATGGCGTTCGAAGATTCCGGGATTGCTAAATCGGTTGAACATATCCCGGCAGGCGAGACGCCTGACATCGACGCACTCGTCGAGAAGATGGGCCATGAACCGATTGTTCAGGAATACATCGATGGCGAGGAGTACCTCTTCGGAGCGCTGTACGACCATGGCGAACCCCTCGGGACTTTCCAGCACAAACAGCTCCGGGGAGATTCCTACACCGGTAGCGGCGGCGTCTATCGCGAGTCAGTTGACATTCCCGAACTTGAGGAAACTGGCCGAGCGATCCTCGATGAACTCGAGTGGCATGGGCTGGCCTGTATCGAGTACGTCGAGGATGCCGAAACTGGAGAGTTTACCATCGTTGAGATCAATCCACGGATGTGGCAGTCGCTGGCCTGTGCGACCTGTGCGGGGGCGGATTTCCCCGCTTGGTACTGGTATACAGCTACCGATCGTTCTGGACTAATCAGTCCTAGCTACGAGACTGGCGTCAGCACGCACTATCTGTACGGCGAGCTGGAGCACCTCGTCAGTATCGCCCGCGAGGAGTCTCCGTTCGTCGAGCGGCCTTCGTTGCCAGGACGCGCGGCTAAGATCCTACGCTCGTGTTACAACGACCCTGGCTTCGATTATCTCCACCTCGACGACCCGCGTCCGATCGCCCGACAGATCCGCAGCGAGCTCAAGAGCACGGTGATCAGCCGGCTCGGCTGA
- the gfo6 gene encoding D-xylose 1-dehydrogenase Gfo6, which produces MEFDLDSFSARDWEHPTDADPIRFAMVGLGWWTREHAVPAVENADYCTTTVLVSSSTEKAEEAAADLEGIEGTLTYDEYADGAATDAYDAVYICTPNGLHRDHVEAAAAHDKAILCEKPLEATVEDAQALVDACREADVPLMVAYRLQTEPVARRARELIRDGAIGDVVSILGHMSDTILDAADETSWRFDPDLAGGTTLNDIGIYPLNTIRFILKEDPQAVYARTESEQPAYEGTDEHAAFQLEFPDGKLASCTVTHSATVTSSLRFVGTEGELSIEGLFFPNTQKVLRVSGPDIESEYQPEPVDQMREEFDYFANRLQRGLDPEPDGEHGMVDMRVIRALYESAERGQRVTLDL; this is translated from the coding sequence ATGGAGTTCGATCTCGACAGTTTCAGTGCTCGCGACTGGGAACACCCCACAGACGCCGATCCGATCCGGTTCGCCATGGTCGGACTCGGGTGGTGGACGCGCGAGCACGCGGTCCCTGCCGTCGAAAACGCGGACTATTGCACGACGACGGTCCTGGTCAGTTCCAGTACGGAGAAGGCTGAGGAGGCCGCAGCTGACCTGGAGGGGATCGAGGGTACCCTCACTTACGACGAGTATGCCGACGGCGCGGCAACCGATGCCTACGACGCGGTGTACATCTGCACGCCGAACGGACTCCACCGGGACCACGTCGAAGCCGCGGCCGCGCACGATAAGGCGATCCTCTGCGAGAAACCCCTGGAAGCGACCGTCGAGGACGCTCAGGCACTCGTCGACGCCTGCCGGGAAGCGGATGTCCCGCTGATGGTCGCCTACCGACTCCAGACCGAACCGGTGGCCCGCCGTGCCCGAGAACTGATCCGGGACGGCGCAATCGGCGATGTCGTCTCGATACTCGGGCACATGTCGGACACGATCCTCGACGCCGCCGACGAGACGAGTTGGCGGTTCGACCCCGACCTTGCCGGCGGGACGACGCTCAACGATATTGGGATCTACCCGCTAAACACGATCCGGTTCATCCTGAAGGAAGATCCCCAAGCGGTGTACGCCCGGACGGAGTCCGAACAGCCGGCCTACGAGGGAACCGACGAGCACGCAGCGTTCCAGCTAGAGTTCCCCGACGGAAAGCTCGCCTCGTGTACAGTCACGCACAGCGCGACAGTGACCTCGAGCCTCCGGTTCGTCGGCACCGAAGGTGAACTGAGCATCGAGGGGCTCTTCTTCCCGAACACCCAGAAAGTGCTCCGGGTATCCGGACCGGACATCGAGAGTGAGTATCAGCCGGAGCCGGTCGACCAGATGCGCGAGGAGTTCGACTACTTCGCCAACCGCCTCCAGCGTGGTCTCGACCCCGAACCTGACGGCGAACACGGTATGGTCGACATGCGCGTCATCCGTGCCCTCTACGAATCCGCTGAGAGAGGACAACGCGTCACACTCGACCTGTGA
- a CDS encoding asparagine synthase-related protein, translated as MNGTYGIIDIHGTELEDTLGEWDLSDDGIQHVTDNVALTADPGRCHTASQSCDGDEPLRCWVIGDIYGYDASAIGEPGGYRTRSANVDPAQYCVSLYQRDGLRFVNGLNGTFTLLIYDREHDRLTLCTDRFGTVPLYWIRPDEETIVFSTNIQFLPYHPDVDTAFNSAYLHEYLAFRRTFGVTTPLEGVEKLQPGTITTISLVDGTTQSDQYWRPEYCPRDESFEWFVDEFVRRFRTVVDEWTRDDREYGVLLSGGRDSRLVLATLEDATAFHMNDWMNREARTAERVALEADADFEVLDRGAKYRIDALKRNRWAGSFNGWFTQPYTSGFETEITNRVDGLLSGLYADSLFHDYSVPSPTVSAGPLGSVTVPIEQSIETVDEYINLLLESAHDDLPTSTDLQSILEANIYREGKQIIHHGVTYNSLNELVYYGDCYPLSNDDDLRFHTDLHRMLPYQSPFLDNRIIDLSLSMPVRYRLRRDLIGQAVDRLTPDLAAIPHATTGVALSRSFPIKYAGRHLLELWDKHIRNQTSPKPYLTNGPWLDDAELLRSEPFAGNVFERTANLADELPGLDADRIDDRYRTHLRGQNRVGELYTLLTLLTMPVTKRILEPETDRTQKTDVTDSSFWSLERGEFDDVC; from the coding sequence ATGAATGGAACATACGGTATTATTGATATTCACGGAACGGAATTAGAGGATACACTAGGGGAATGGGATTTATCTGACGACGGTATTCAGCATGTGACCGACAACGTGGCACTCACGGCTGATCCAGGTCGGTGTCACACCGCAAGCCAGTCCTGCGACGGCGATGAGCCGCTCCGTTGCTGGGTGATTGGCGACATATATGGCTATGACGCGAGTGCCATTGGCGAACCCGGCGGATACAGGACACGGTCTGCCAATGTTGACCCTGCACAGTACTGTGTGTCGCTGTACCAGCGCGACGGACTGCGCTTTGTCAACGGCCTCAACGGCACGTTCACACTCCTGATCTATGATCGTGAGCACGATCGGCTCACTCTTTGTACCGACCGGTTCGGGACGGTGCCACTCTATTGGATACGGCCGGACGAGGAGACAATCGTCTTCTCGACGAATATCCAATTTCTTCCGTACCACCCGGACGTTGATACCGCCTTCAATTCGGCGTACCTCCACGAATATCTTGCCTTTCGGCGCACATTCGGGGTGACAACTCCTCTCGAAGGCGTCGAGAAACTCCAGCCGGGTACGATCACGACTATTTCGCTAGTTGACGGTACGACTCAGAGCGACCAGTACTGGCGGCCCGAATATTGCCCGCGCGATGAGTCCTTTGAGTGGTTCGTCGACGAGTTCGTGCGTCGGTTCCGTACAGTCGTCGACGAGTGGACCCGCGACGACCGCGAGTACGGCGTCTTGCTTTCAGGGGGTCGAGACTCGCGGCTCGTTCTAGCCACCCTCGAGGATGCGACCGCGTTCCACATGAACGACTGGATGAATCGCGAGGCCCGCACCGCTGAACGGGTCGCCCTCGAGGCCGACGCTGACTTCGAGGTACTCGACCGAGGAGCCAAATACCGGATCGACGCCCTCAAGCGCAACCGGTGGGCTGGCTCGTTCAACGGCTGGTTCACCCAGCCCTACACTAGCGGTTTCGAAACAGAGATCACCAACCGAGTCGACGGACTCCTGTCGGGACTATATGCCGACTCGCTGTTCCATGACTATAGCGTCCCTTCTCCGACAGTGTCAGCCGGCCCGCTCGGGTCGGTAACGGTGCCGATCGAGCAATCGATCGAGACGGTCGACGAATACATCAATTTGCTGCTCGAATCGGCCCACGACGATCTTCCCACCTCGACGGATCTCCAGTCGATCCTCGAGGCAAATATCTACCGAGAGGGCAAGCAAATTATCCACCACGGTGTCACGTACAACTCCCTCAACGAACTCGTCTACTACGGCGACTGCTATCCGCTCTCAAACGACGACGACCTGCGATTCCATACTGATCTCCACCGGATGCTTCCCTACCAGTCGCCGTTTCTCGATAACCGTATTATCGACCTCTCTCTGTCGATGCCGGTCCGATACCGACTCCGACGGGATCTTATCGGGCAGGCGGTCGATCGTCTTACGCCCGACCTGGCAGCGATTCCCCACGCAACCACCGGTGTCGCGCTCTCACGATCGTTCCCGATCAAATACGCTGGCAGACATCTGCTGGAGCTATGGGACAAACACATTCGCAACCAGACATCACCGAAGCCGTACCTAACTAACGGTCCCTGGCTGGACGACGCCGAACTGCTCCGCTCGGAGCCGTTCGCGGGGAACGTCTTCGAACGAACTGCCAACCTCGCCGACGAGCTCCCCGGCCTCGACGCTGACAGAATTGACGACCGGTACCGTACCCACCTGCGCGGCCAAAACCGCGTCGGCGAACTATACACGCTGTTGACACTACTCACGATGCCAGTCACGAAACGCATTCTCGAACCCGAAACAGATCGCACGCAGAAAACCGACGTAACGGACTCCAGTTTTTGGTCGCTCGAGAGGGGGGAGTTCGACGATGTCTGCTGA
- a CDS encoding ATP-binding protein, with amino-acid sequence MSRGGKQSITDAIGDVTRALVPTITEPEMRQHVCEAFVASEVYSVAWIGRYLPERDDVVPNASAGIAEQTLEDVSTAEESPRAELTNEAVRTQEITVRRNLVDDPPCDEWRDHALEHDYRTCAAIPLVYEGTLYGVLQLATDRPRGFETAERESLAELGVTIAYALDDAESPANTDRDESAEAAEEMTEVPIEAEQKRRLYETIISSTPDLVYAFDLDYRFIFANDALLEMWGQTYDESIGNTLRENGYEPWHAEMHEREIDRIVETKEPIRGEVAFEHAEHGRRIYDYIFAPVLDDEGEVEIIAGTTRDITERKEAEEALQKSKERFRALVTASSDVVYRMSPDWSEMHELEGKEFIADTQESTSDWLDKYIHPDDQERVTAAIDEAIRTKSTFELEHQIEQVDGSLGWTFSRAVPMLDEDGEIVEWVGMASDITDRKEYERELEQTNAQLKRSNQELKRFAHAASHDLQEPLRMVSSYLQLLEQRYGDDLDTDATEFIEFAVDGADRMRAMVDALLEYSQVSTRENDFESVDCEAVLEQATENLRMAIEEREASITSDELPTVSGDERQLIQLFQNILDNAITYAGDEPPTVHVSAERRDGEWLFSVRDDGIGIDPEKTEDIFEVFNRLHAPDEYGGTGIGLAICKRIVMTHDGRIWVESDPGEGTTFSFTIPDGTGGETT; translated from the coding sequence GGAGCGAGACGACGTGGTTCCGAACGCCTCCGCCGGGATTGCGGAGCAGACGCTCGAGGACGTCTCCACCGCCGAGGAGTCGCCTCGAGCGGAACTGACGAACGAGGCGGTGCGCACACAGGAGATTACGGTCCGACGGAATCTCGTCGACGATCCGCCTTGCGATGAGTGGCGCGACCACGCCCTCGAGCACGACTACCGAACCTGTGCGGCGATCCCGCTCGTTTACGAGGGGACGCTGTACGGCGTCTTGCAGCTGGCTACCGACCGGCCACGCGGGTTCGAGACGGCCGAGCGAGAATCGCTCGCGGAACTGGGCGTCACGATCGCCTACGCCCTCGATGATGCGGAGTCGCCCGCGAACACTGACCGCGACGAGAGCGCGGAAGCGGCGGAAGAGATGACGGAGGTACCCATCGAGGCCGAGCAGAAACGACGGCTCTACGAGACTATTATCTCTAGCACGCCCGATCTCGTCTACGCCTTCGATCTCGACTACCGCTTCATCTTCGCCAACGACGCGCTGCTGGAGATGTGGGGCCAAACCTACGACGAGTCCATCGGCAACACCTTGCGAGAAAACGGCTACGAGCCGTGGCACGCGGAGATGCACGAACGCGAGATCGACCGGATCGTGGAGACGAAAGAGCCCATCCGTGGCGAAGTCGCGTTCGAACACGCCGAACACGGCCGCCGAATCTACGACTACATCTTCGCACCGGTGCTCGACGACGAGGGCGAGGTCGAAATCATCGCCGGGACGACGCGCGATATCACCGAGCGCAAGGAAGCCGAGGAGGCGCTTCAGAAGAGCAAGGAGCGATTCCGCGCGCTGGTCACCGCGAGTTCGGACGTCGTCTATCGCATGAGCCCGGACTGGAGCGAAATGCACGAACTCGAGGGCAAGGAATTCATCGCCGATACGCAGGAATCGACCAGCGACTGGCTCGACAAATACATCCATCCGGACGATCAGGAACGCGTCACGGCGGCCATCGACGAAGCCATCCGGACCAAGAGCACCTTCGAACTGGAACACCAAATAGAGCAGGTCGACGGCAGCCTGGGCTGGACGTTCTCGCGTGCGGTACCGATGCTGGACGAGGACGGCGAGATCGTCGAGTGGGTCGGGATGGCGAGCGACATCACCGACCGCAAGGAGTACGAGCGGGAACTCGAACAAACCAACGCGCAACTGAAACGCTCGAACCAGGAACTCAAGCGATTCGCTCACGCCGCTTCCCACGACCTCCAGGAGCCGTTACGGATGGTCTCGAGCTATCTGCAGCTACTCGAACAGCGGTACGGAGACGACCTCGACACCGACGCGACGGAGTTCATCGAGTTCGCCGTCGACGGCGCGGATCGCATGCGGGCAATGGTCGACGCGCTGCTCGAATATTCGCAGGTAAGCACCCGCGAGAACGACTTCGAGTCGGTCGACTGCGAGGCGGTCCTCGAGCAGGCGACGGAGAATCTCCGGATGGCGATCGAGGAACGCGAGGCCTCCATCACGTCGGACGAACTGCCCACCGTGAGCGGCGACGAACGCCAACTGATTCAACTCTTCCAGAACATCCTCGATAACGCCATCACGTACGCGGGCGACGAGCCGCCGACCGTCCACGTCTCCGCCGAGCGACGGGACGGCGAGTGGCTGTTTTCGGTCCGCGACGACGGGATCGGGATCGATCCCGAGAAGACGGAGGACATCTTCGAGGTCTTCAACCGCCTTCACGCTCCCGACGAGTACGGCGGAACCGGTATCGGTCTCGCTATCTGCAAACGCATTGTGATGACCCACGACGGCCGCATCTGGGTCGAGTCCGACCCCGGCGAGGGGACGACGTTCTCCTTCACGATTCCAGACGGCACTGGTGGAGAAACGACATAG
- a CDS encoding SGNH/GDSL hydrolase family protein codes for MTGSTRRETLKSLGAVSGLVLGGTGADVLTGDSPTDTERPPGRSGTEFVGTWTASPMAPNDEGLSQEGFEDETLRLMVRTSVGGNGVRIRLSNTFGDEPVTFERASVGIRAESGSATIEPGTLRQLTFGGDDDVTITAGGRVLSDPVDLHVEPEQDLAVNLYAAAPTGPTTLHHLETKTSFVAESGDHTDETGADAFTTEISQWFYLDGVEVVSPETNGAIVCLGDSITDGFESTYDANATYPDFLAERINESGSLQKSVLNAGIAANRVLSKGAGENALARFDRDVIAQTGVTDVLLLEGINDIGAGTGAGSETLTAEDLIDGYQQLIRRAHAKGLRIIGGTLTPMKDNPHYTPEGEEIRQTVNEFIRTSDAFDGVVDFDEAIRDPDNPERMLPKYDSGDNLHPGDVGYEAMAEAVDLSLFRGRGRNGGKGHGKNEGRGGSPGKAD; via the coding sequence ATGACCGGGTCGACCCGACGCGAGACGTTGAAGTCGCTCGGTGCCGTTTCGGGGCTGGTACTCGGCGGCACCGGCGCCGACGTTCTGACCGGTGATTCGCCGACGGATACCGAGAGACCACCGGGACGCTCCGGCACCGAGTTCGTGGGAACGTGGACGGCGAGCCCGATGGCGCCGAACGACGAGGGCCTCTCTCAGGAGGGCTTCGAGGACGAGACGCTTCGACTGATGGTTCGGACGAGCGTCGGTGGAAACGGCGTCCGTATCCGCCTGTCCAACACGTTCGGTGACGAACCGGTCACGTTCGAACGGGCGTCCGTCGGGATACGGGCCGAGTCCGGTAGCGCCACGATCGAACCCGGGACGCTCCGGCAACTGACGTTCGGCGGTGACGACGACGTGACGATCACGGCCGGTGGTCGCGTCTTGAGCGACCCGGTGGATCTGCACGTCGAACCGGAGCAGGATCTGGCGGTCAACCTCTACGCGGCGGCGCCAACGGGCCCGACGACCTTGCACCACCTCGAGACCAAGACGTCTTTCGTCGCGGAGAGCGGCGACCATACGGACGAAACCGGCGCAGACGCGTTCACGACGGAAATCTCCCAGTGGTTCTACCTCGACGGGGTCGAGGTAGTCTCACCGGAAACGAACGGCGCTATCGTCTGTCTGGGCGACTCGATCACCGATGGCTTCGAATCGACGTACGACGCCAACGCGACCTATCCCGACTTCCTCGCCGAGCGAATCAACGAGAGCGGGAGTCTACAGAAATCGGTGTTGAACGCCGGTATTGCCGCCAATCGCGTACTCAGCAAAGGCGCCGGCGAAAACGCTCTCGCCCGGTTCGACCGAGACGTCATCGCCCAGACGGGCGTGACCGACGTGCTCCTGTTGGAGGGGATCAACGATATCGGAGCCGGGACGGGTGCGGGCTCCGAAACTCTGACCGCCGAGGACCTAATCGACGGCTATCAGCAACTCATCCGCAGGGCTCACGCGAAGGGCCTGCGGATCATCGGCGGAACGCTGACGCCGATGAAAGATAATCCACACTACACGCCCGAGGGCGAGGAGATCCGCCAGACGGTCAACGAGTTTATCCGGACGAGCGACGCCTTCGACGGTGTCGTCGACTTCGACGAGGCCATCCGGGACCCCGACAATCCCGAGCGGATGCTTCCGAAGTACGATAGCGGCGACAACCTCCATCCGGGGGACGTGGGCTACGAGGCGATGGCCGAGGCGGTCGATCTCTCGCTGTTCCGGGGTCGCGGCCGAAATGGTGGAAAGGGGCACGGCAAGAACGAGGGTCGGGGAGGCAGTCCGGGCAAAGCGGACTGA
- a CDS encoding AAA domain-containing protein, producing MSLLFENAIGDFELSTATLYSPTDGDLEATRDEPVPIDGIVEYASYHDRLDHHEKDDWIAVPLHESDSAALTGEYIAFTDHALHGEIFVYDDGDDYESIDRDAFVESTLAERVRFWHSDYAPDDPPSYFDSPIAEREPPRHPLSGDDAASFFDELESFVRAEMDAQRDANREKAARSTPEALREQGFGAIPSLSSLGQPEDGTYRFRIDDDGDDRAQDRYRYVQREFGIFEGNEVQLVPPSAERAPDAFPIAATVDSIEGRTVRLAVDWHAIEDRSTVGGYLRQKRRGYAVTLLLNPVPYDRELEAIARVRERDDHRALLTGETAVTFGDTAGVKSSQQDVELNQEQELAVSCALLADHLFCIHGPPGTGKTRTLVEVVRRSVQAGDDVLVCADSNQAVDNLVAGSSTAATADERSLHAYAQHGADEFVLRRVNAGNSSNDVVSERYATCDGRADVVAATNSSAATLDREFDVLVLDEATQATCTASCIPLSRANKVVLAGDHKQLPPFSATEDPPESAAGMSLFEHLYADGGVYEGVGVQLRTQYRMHRDIAWFSNRRFYDRALRQGRDVASLADRPALVGYDVGGSEETIDHSKRNDAEARLVAHVVDELRTEAGLEASEIGVITPYTAQVDAVRTKLAAQLERGREVTVDTIDSFQGSEKVAIVISLVRSNADGDVGFLDRPLDGPRRLNVAVTRAERFCALVGDWYTLRDSQGGAGDGTDLYDDLHSFLESTGRLRRVEPEFIPIPE from the coding sequence ATGTCCCTCCTCTTCGAGAACGCGATCGGAGATTTCGAGCTCTCGACTGCGACGCTCTATTCGCCGACGGACGGCGACCTCGAGGCGACGCGTGACGAGCCCGTCCCGATCGATGGCATCGTCGAATACGCGAGCTACCACGACCGACTCGATCATCACGAGAAGGACGACTGGATCGCGGTTCCGCTTCACGAATCCGACAGCGCTGCGCTGACGGGCGAGTATATCGCCTTCACCGATCACGCGCTCCACGGCGAAATCTTCGTCTACGACGACGGCGACGACTACGAGTCGATCGACCGGGACGCATTCGTCGAGTCGACGCTGGCCGAACGGGTGCGCTTCTGGCACTCCGATTACGCGCCCGACGATCCCCCATCGTACTTCGACTCGCCGATCGCCGAGCGTGAGCCTCCGCGCCACCCGCTCTCCGGTGACGACGCGGCGTCGTTCTTCGACGAACTCGAGTCGTTCGTCCGGGCGGAGATGGACGCCCAGCGCGACGCGAACAGGGAGAAAGCGGCCAGGTCGACGCCCGAAGCACTCCGCGAGCAGGGATTCGGTGCCATCCCTTCGCTCTCGTCGCTGGGCCAGCCCGAAGACGGGACCTATCGGTTCAGAATCGATGACGACGGCGACGACCGGGCGCAGGACCGGTATCGGTACGTCCAACGCGAGTTCGGCATCTTCGAGGGGAACGAGGTCCAGCTCGTCCCGCCGAGCGCGGAGCGCGCGCCGGACGCGTTCCCGATCGCGGCGACGGTCGATTCGATCGAGGGGCGGACCGTGAGACTGGCCGTCGACTGGCACGCCATCGAGGACCGGTCGACCGTCGGCGGCTACCTCCGACAGAAGCGACGCGGGTACGCGGTGACCCTGCTGTTGAACCCCGTTCCCTACGACCGCGAACTCGAGGCGATCGCACGCGTTCGCGAGCGCGACGATCACCGCGCGCTCCTGACGGGGGAGACGGCGGTCACCTTCGGTGACACCGCCGGAGTCAAGAGCAGCCAGCAGGACGTCGAACTGAATCAGGAACAGGAGCTCGCGGTTTCGTGTGCCCTCCTCGCCGATCACCTGTTTTGCATCCACGGACCGCCGGGCACCGGGAAGACGCGAACGCTCGTCGAGGTCGTCAGGCGATCTGTGCAGGCGGGCGACGACGTCCTCGTCTGCGCCGACTCGAACCAGGCGGTCGACAACCTTGTCGCCGGCTCGAGCACGGCGGCAACGGCCGACGAACGGTCGCTCCACGCCTACGCACAGCACGGCGCCGACGAGTTTGTCCTCCGGCGGGTCAATGCCGGCAATTCGTCGAACGACGTGGTCAGCGAGCGGTACGCGACCTGTGACGGTCGGGCCGACGTCGTCGCCGCGACGAACAGCAGTGCCGCCACCCTCGATCGCGAGTTCGACGTGCTCGTCCTCGACGAGGCGACTCAGGCGACGTGTACCGCCTCCTGTATCCCGCTATCGAGGGCGAACAAGGTCGTCCTCGCGGGGGACCACAAGCAGCTGCCGCCGTTCAGCGCGACCGAAGACCCGCCGGAATCGGCGGCCGGGATGTCGCTGTTCGAGCATCTCTACGCCGACGGCGGTGTCTACGAGGGCGTCGGCGTTCAACTGCGGACGCAGTACCGCATGCACCGCGACATCGCCTGGTTCTCGAACCGGCGCTTCTACGACCGGGCGCTGCGGCAGGGCCGCGACGTCGCGTCGCTCGCGGACCGGCCGGCGCTCGTCGGCTACGACGTCGGCGGCAGCGAGGAGACGATCGATCACTCGAAGCGCAATGACGCAGAGGCCCGACTCGTCGCGCACGTCGTCGACGAACTCCGAACCGAGGCCGGGCTCGAGGCCTCCGAGATCGGCGTCATCACGCCGTACACGGCGCAAGTCGATGCGGTTCGGACGAAGCTGGCCGCCCAACTCGAGCGCGGCCGCGAGGTGACCGTGGACACGATCGACTCCTTCCAGGGCAGCGAGAAGGTCGCGATCGTGATTTCGCTGGTCCGAAGCAACGCCGACGGCGACGTCGGCTTCCTCGACCGTCCGCTCGACGGTCCGCGGCGATTGAACGTGGCGGTGACCCGCGCCGAACGGTTCTGCGCGCTGGTCGGCGACTGGTACACGTTGCGAGACTCGCAGGGCGGTGCCGGGGACGGCACCGACCTTTACGACGACCTCCACTCATTTCTCGAGAGCACCGGTCGGTTGCGACGGGTCGAACCGGAGTTCATCCCGATTCCCGAGTGA